AGCCGGCCCAAGCAGGGTGTCACGCAAACCGTCGTGTACCCGTTCCGAGCCGAGCGCCTGGGTGCTCATCAGCGTGTGGGCGTCGAGCGCGTCCATGATGGCGTTCAGGAACGCGTCCTTGAGGTCGGGCGAGTTAGCGAACTGCTCCTTGCTGTTACCGGCCGCCTGCTGCACCAGCAGTTCGTTCTCCAGCAATTTGCCCTTGAGCACGCCGTTCACGTAGATGAGCTGGTCGTCGTCGGTCAGTTCGCCCTCGAACAGGCCGTTCACCTTGTCGATGATTTCGGCGAGCAGCGCGGCCTGCTTGTCCTGCACCGCGCCGCTGCCCACCCCGTCCACCGGCTTGAGGTTGTCGCCCTTGCCGAGGGCGAGCGCCTGCCGGCCTTGCTGGTGTAGCTTGTGATGGGTGAGCACTACCCGCGACAGGTCGACGGTGTCGCGCTCGCGGCCGAAGTCCAATAGCG
The window above is part of the Laribacter hongkongensis DSM 14985 genome. Proteins encoded here:
- a CDS encoding HsdR, producing MLLLFKNDMGAFVRLYAFLSQIFDYGNTDIEKHHLFYKRLLPLLDFGRERDTVDLSRVVLTHHKLHQQGRQALALGKGDNLKPVDGVGSGAVQDKQAALLAEIIDKVNGLFEGELTDDDQLIYVNGVLKGKLLENELLVQQAAGNSKEQFANSPDLKDAFLNAIMDALDAHTLMSTQALGSERVHDGLRDTLLGPAQLYEALRAKAGRTIVRV